In a single window of the Paenibacillus sp. MMS20-IR301 genome:
- a CDS encoding phosphotransferase, with product MENIIRDLFNTHNILEIAAGRYGIHRDEISDIGGFQNFVYEYQQYGKSYILRITPGMHRTPELVSAELEWIKYLARNGISASEPIRSINQAWTEVIRTPEMPFTAVSFNKAPGSRINYPECLNDNATYEQLGQLTGRMHALSKQYKVQNPALQRHHWHHNYFLQNIDILPASHQRVRECYYSIVDTLRKLPKDIDSYGLIHSDMGFGNFMVNDQSVITLFDFDEAQYSWFVEDIAIQLYYLVYVYGGDTARADREEQALRFMQHFMSGYSKENILDKYWLEQIPHFLKLRELIVYIGAFRNFDGDETFSSSDNEWYKDWIRDSRGRLENNLPIVNVW from the coding sequence TTGGAAAATATCATCAGGGACCTATTCAACACCCATAATATTCTGGAAATAGCAGCAGGCCGCTACGGAATTCATAGGGATGAAATATCGGACATCGGCGGTTTTCAGAATTTTGTATATGAGTACCAGCAATACGGTAAAAGCTATATCTTAAGAATTACTCCGGGAATGCACCGGACACCCGAGCTGGTAAGTGCAGAACTGGAATGGATCAAGTATTTGGCGCGCAACGGGATTTCGGCTTCTGAGCCTATCCGCTCAATAAATCAGGCTTGGACCGAAGTGATCCGTACACCTGAGATGCCGTTTACTGCGGTCAGCTTCAATAAGGCTCCGGGGAGCAGGATCAACTATCCCGAATGCCTGAACGATAATGCAACCTATGAGCAGCTTGGTCAGCTCACCGGCAGAATGCACGCTCTCTCGAAACAGTATAAGGTGCAGAATCCTGCATTGCAGCGGCATCATTGGCATCATAATTATTTCCTCCAGAACATCGATATTCTGCCGGCCTCGCATCAGCGGGTCAGAGAATGTTATTACAGCATTGTGGATACGCTCCGCAAGCTGCCTAAGGATATAGATTCGTACGGTCTCATTCACAGTGATATGGGCTTCGGGAATTTCATGGTGAACGACCAGAGTGTGATTACTTTATTTGACTTCGATGAGGCGCAGTACAGCTGGTTCGTGGAGGATATTGCTATTCAGCTCTATTACCTGGTTTATGTATATGGAGGGGACACGGCTAGAGCAGACCGGGAAGAACAGGCTTTGCGGTTCATGCAGCATTTCATGAGCGGATACAGTAAAGAGAACATATTAGATAAGTATTGGCTGGAGCAGATTCCGCACTTTCTCAAGCTGCGGGAGCTGATTGTGTACATCGGGGCATTCCGGAACTTCGACGGTGACGAAACCTTCAGCAGTTCAGATAATGAGTGGTATAAGGACTGGATCAGAGATAGCAGAGGCCGGCTGGAGAATAACCTTCCGATTGTTAATGTGTGGTAG
- a CDS encoding copper amine oxidase N-terminal domain-containing protein: MGKKIIQAMGLGMLIMGAVHSPGEAAAASAKVQKISLPAIKVYLNNSQITSSVGYPSLVNGTVMVPLDGFYVRGGEVTYDKGRQTITIVNVFTKGSIKVGSKNAVVNGKKVTYAAAPQQINKQLYIPLRFVSDAIGGALKWDAASRQAFISYSEYTGEGRTRKDAYFLNGVTGTLYKRDEAGVVHSLGATTAKLDPYFISGAQVTHVRISDEADLVTIQYSYGEPSINLDIIRLFVNKGVIMRQAKVHYWQYAPLEELKVYEGNAVMNDGQSFRLIAPDGSVKQTWNIAKLAGTPDVSYSIEAIGENYVLARSSDEGMLTLIDTGANRAVLLYKEFGINPLDMAGFKYDGIKLTGTGGDPSELEFEFTSGKKESKTFTYRLGTE, encoded by the coding sequence ATGGGGAAGAAGATAATTCAAGCTATGGGTCTGGGCATGCTTATTATGGGTGCAGTGCACTCTCCGGGGGAAGCGGCAGCTGCTTCAGCTAAAGTGCAGAAGATCAGCCTGCCTGCAATCAAGGTATATCTGAACAACTCGCAGATTACCTCTTCTGTGGGGTATCCTTCCTTGGTGAATGGCACCGTGATGGTTCCGCTGGACGGCTTCTATGTCAGAGGAGGAGAGGTTACTTACGATAAAGGGAGACAAACAATCACTATAGTGAATGTGTTCACCAAAGGCAGCATCAAGGTTGGCAGCAAAAACGCAGTCGTAAACGGCAAGAAAGTTACTTATGCAGCAGCCCCTCAGCAGATTAACAAACAGCTCTATATCCCGCTGCGGTTCGTTAGTGATGCTATTGGAGGCGCTTTGAAATGGGATGCGGCCAGCCGGCAGGCGTTCATCAGTTATTCCGAATATACCGGTGAAGGCAGGACCCGTAAGGATGCCTATTTCCTGAACGGCGTAACCGGCACACTATACAAACGGGATGAGGCGGGTGTTGTTCACTCACTGGGAGCCACTACAGCGAAGCTTGATCCCTATTTTATTTCCGGTGCTCAGGTTACTCATGTGAGAATTTCCGACGAGGCGGATCTGGTGACGATTCAATACTCCTACGGCGAACCTTCAATTAATCTGGATATCATCCGTCTTTTTGTGAACAAAGGCGTCATTATGCGGCAAGCTAAAGTCCATTACTGGCAGTATGCTCCGCTGGAAGAGCTTAAGGTATACGAAGGCAATGCCGTAATGAATGACGGCCAGTCTTTCCGGTTAATTGCTCCCGATGGCTCCGTCAAGCAAACCTGGAACATTGCGAAGCTGGCAGGCACCCCTGATGTCAGTTATTCGATTGAAGCAATAGGGGAGAATTATGTGCTTGCCCGTTCCTCAGATGAAGGAATGCTGACATTAATCGATACCGGAGCGAACCGCGCAGTCCTGCTCTACAAGGAGTTCGGAATTAATCCTCTGGATATGGCGGGATTCAAGTACGATGGAATTAAACTCACCGGTACGGGCGGGGATCCTTCCGAGCTGGAGTTCGAATTCACAAGCGGGAAGAAGGAGAGTAAGACGTTTACTTATCGGCTGGGAACGGAGTAA